The Brassica oleracea var. oleracea cultivar TO1000 chromosome C7, BOL, whole genome shotgun sequence sequence TAATTACTAGAAAATTTACAACTAATGCCACTGGTTTAAATAATATCGTCCGACATGATTTACTTAAATAAAATGATTGTTCAATGTTTACACTTACTAACCTACAATTGATTATAACATACCAAATCGGTTCTCTTTTTATTTGATCAGACCAACGCCATTGTCAACTAAAGGTGTGCTTCCATGCGTACCTACAATACCACGGTTTGAATTTTGATCAAACTCAGGGCCATTTAGAATGATAGAGCAGTTAAAAACTAGCAATCATCTTCGAAAGCTTTAACGAACGTGGTACAAAACACATTTCTTAAATTTACTACCGTAAGGGTCTTACGTGACTTTAAGGGTCTTACGTGACAGAGCTCCACAATAGGCGGCATTAGTTTCCTATTCAAACTCACACCTTCGGTTCCAGAAATAATTAACATGTCGTAATTAATTTTATCGCAAATAATTTTAAATTTAATTTTTTACTGCAGTTTCTAATAACAAATTAATTATTTCACAATACTGACATTTTGTATAGATGAAAAATGAATGTAAACATAAAAAACAACTGCTAACAAAAAAACATTAAGACACTTGATATACATTTTATGTATAAACACATTTGTTATAATAATAAAATGTCAAAAGAAACAAATTAGCGCGGATCAAAATCTAGTTTACGTTTATAATAAATCACCTAGAATCTTTCTAACCGACCAAGCTTGATCGGGTTAGAGTAAAGGTTTTTTTAAAATCTCTTAAGTTTTACTTTTATGTAATTACGCGTTAGAAGAGTCCATTGTCGATCTGATTGACTCTTTTTTTGGAGCAATTGGTTGACTCATATATACATCATTCAATCAAAAAACCAATAATAATTTACATATAAAACATTGACCAAAAATGGTTTATAGTTTAAATAAGATAATGGAGAGGGGGATGATTCATGATTGTATGGGCTAACATAAAATATGGTGGAAGTTTTAGTGGTGAACATCACAACTTCAGTGCAAGAAAGAACATCCTTCAAGATATTGTTATTATATATGGCTTGGAATGATCAAGAAAATTTAGAGGTTTGACTAGTTAAGCAAAAGAAAATATATGAAATGATCATGTATGTCACGATGATTACAAGTCGGATCAAACCCAATCTCTCTTCACATGTCTCTCCTCTGTATATATACTACACTAAGATGTACATCTCTTACAACTCCATGAGAAATAAAACCAATTCAAAGAGTTCGCCGGGAAAAACTAAAAGAACATGACGACGAACATAACACCTTCCATAACCATCTTTCTAATCTTCCTCGGTTTACTTCGGATCGATTCATTTCCCGGTTTAGAAACAGCGACCGGAACAGCAGCTTCGGTTCCAGCAGTATACGTGTTAGGAGATTCGTTGGTTGATGCCGGAAACAATAATTACTTAGCAATCTCTATATCCAAAGCTAATTATCCTCATAACGGCGTCGATTTTCCTGGCAGTATAGCCACAGGAAGGTTCTGTAATGGCAAAAACGCCGCTGATGCCATCGGTGAGTATTGTTTTTTCTCCGGCGTTTTGTGTGGTATGAAACGAAGTTAATAGTTCTTGCATCTTATGTCAGATCGCGATTGGTTTCAATTAGATAACATGACGTGCTGGCCACTAAAATGAAATAATGTTCACTAATTAACTATCAAGAAATGGTTAAACAATTAAAAAGGAAAAAATTGCACATAGTTGTCAATATTTATATAATTCGAAACTGTTGCAGTTACATTTGGTATATTTATGTTACAGGAGCATTGACTTGAGTGTTTTGGGGAATTAATATATATTTTTGGGTTGATTTAGCTGAGAAATTTGGTCTACCGTTACCCCCTCCGTATCTCTCACTGAAAGGCATATTTAAAGAGGAAGAGAGAAAAGCCGCCGCCTTGAGCGGTGTGAATTTTGCTTCCGGCGGAGCTGGCATCTTCAACGGTTCCGATCAGCAATTTGTAAGTTATTCTCGTCCATGACAAAAGAGTGAGACAAAGTATTGATTCCATGGTCAGCTTTAGTTTGGGACCAAAAGTTGGGTGGTAGATTTGAAACACAAATATTTCGTTCTTTTTATATTCACCTGGGAATAATCTATTTTGTTATAAGATAAACTTTGAAATGATCTTCCACTCCTTTACCAACTTAATCACTATGATCATCTACTCATCAAGCACTATGATCACCCACTCATTTACCAAATCAAGCACCATCTTTGATATTTTATGTATTGTTGATCACTATAAATACCATCACTCATCTCACTCTTTTGTACACCATTACATCTTCTTCTTCTTACTTATAATAAACTCTCTCACTTATAGTAGTGTTATTTGCTTCATATGGGTATTAAATTCTACTCTTATTTAAATTTCTCGATACTATAAATTATAAGTTATTTTATAACAAATTTTATTTGTCACAATAAAATTTTTCATACTTTTAGTAATTTTGGACATGTTTTAACCTTCTTTAATGGAAAAAATAGTAAATTAAATTTTAAAAATGTAAAAAAAAATGAAAACCGTTGGAAACATAAGTATGACAATATATATGTTTAAACTTTTTTTAAAAAAAATTGGAATCATATTTTATTTTATCTTCTAGCTACAGTTAGAATACTCATTCTGGTAATCTACCTAGTTTATATGTCCGATTCTAAGTTTTAAACATAGATATATCAAGGGTATATACCGTAAACTAACCTTTCTTGTGTATTCTAGCAAAGATAGAATCGGTTACGTTATAATCAAGAAAGATGTCTTCGGTCTACCTACAGCTTGATAATGATATATAGCCACAACTCAATGATATAGGTTGGTTATATTATCTGACATAACTTGTTATGCCTTTTACCTTAAATGACGCCTACAGGAAGAATACATTTATCACCTACTATACGGTGTTCTGCATAGGTAGTGTACATATTCTAGGCAAATCTTGAAAATATGAAAACTTCCATATTCGGTTAAAGAAGTTTCCTAAATCTAAACTAAATCTAAACTAAATCTAACCTAAATCTCTCAAAATATATTTGAGAATATTTTTTCCAAGTTCTTCTCCTCCTCCTCCTCCCACGATTTTTTTCTGTTCGTTTGTGTTTCTCTCTTCTTCATCCACAAAGTCATCTCTTCTCTCTATCAATACAACATGGTTCTAATCTATGTTAAATCTGGTGAATGGGTGTCTAGTTGCAGTGAAGAGTCGAGTTTCGTGGTAGACAAAGCAAGGCGTGGTCGAATGGTAACATTAGAAACTACTACTCCATTGGAGAAGCTCAAGAGGATCGTGTGTGAGGATTATGGGGTGGACCATAATGTTCTTAATACCGAGTTCAGATTGTGAATCAAAGAGGGAATCCTCCAATTATTATCACCAATGATCGGCAAGCATCTAATTTTGTGGCGTATGCAAAGAGGATTCATCTACTAACTTGTGTGTCACGTTCTCTGGTTTGGGTGTAAATCAAAAAGAACGAGTCAATATCGATTTGAATAAGGAGCCGTGTGATTCGAGTAATGTTGAGGATGAAGAAGTTCTTGAGATAAATCGAGCAGATTTTGTGAAGCCGTCAAAGGAGTCTTGTGATAGAAGGAAGGATCATGTCGCTGCGGATGGTTCCGGTGATGTTGGGTTAAGGAGTGAAAACAATGGAGACAGTGAAAAGGATGGTCGAGCTTGGAGAGGAGATTTCGTTAAGAAGGATCAAATTTTCAGAAGTAAAGGGGTTCTGAAGGCCACAATGGAAATTTTGGCGATGAAGAATAATTTCGATTACACTGTTTTCAAGTCCACGAGAAAATGGTGGTATATTCGATGTAAGGATGCATTGTGCAACTAGACTGTGCGTGCAGAAGGTATAGATGGGTCTACATATTTCATGATCAACCCGTGCGAGGGAAAACATTCATGTGCTCCTTCAAAGAAAAGGAAATTCGGAAAAACAGCATCGGTAAGTACAATTGGGACTCTGATACAACATCGATTTGATGATGCAAACGATGGCCCAAAAGAAAATGACATCATTCAATTTATGGTTGGAGCATAGTTGTGAGATTACTTATTGGCACGCTTGGGAAGCTCGTGAGTTTGCTATTGCAGCTACTAGAGGTATACCAGATCGCAGTTATGCTAAAATACCAGCATATTTGCATATGATTAAAGAAGCTAATCCTGGTACGCATACTCACTATGAAACTAATGAGAAGAGAAGATTCATGTATATATTTATGTCATTTGGGCAATCAGTTAGAGGATTCTACAAACTCCTTAAGAGAGATACGAGTATTGCACTCAAACCCGGTTACTGCGTGGAATTCTTGTAATGAAAATTGAAGTGGTCTCCTCGCAAAGACGAACCAAAGCTCGTGCAATTTGTAAGTCACCAGCTCCCTACACAAGAAGCTATGTACCACTCTCGCGGAGAACCTAAGACCATTCTTATGCAGCTTAAAAATCTGAGAAAAAACAGGATCTTTCTTCATAACTTCCAACTCCTTTGGCATCCACTCAGTGAACTTTCGCATAATGTAGTCAATCCTGCAGTTGTTATTGATCTGAGTCACTTGGGGCTCCTAGCCCTCCTTAAAAATCCTCTTTAGTAACTCCAGAGACATATCTAAAAGCGCAGAAAAACTTGTTAGTTCAACAGGTTAAAGTATCGATATCATAACACAAATAATGAGAGCAAGAAGAATGCTTTTTACATTTACATTCTCCTTATCCAAGAATATGTATTCCACCTAGTTCTAATTTCAGAAAGAACAACAATTTGTTCAATTGATCAATCAACAACAATCAATCTACCCATGGCCTATATTACAATCGGACAACATCTACTCTACTTGAAAACATACACAATCAGACATCAACTAGTATAAGATTTCAAGAACCAAACTTCCCCCTTTCCAAAAACCTAAATCGATATTTTACAACTACAAATCTAAAACATTAACATGCAAACACTTAATCGTGATGTATAAGATGTTTAATCAACCCGTGAATCGAATTTACCTTAAGAAATATGAAAAATTGATTTTTTAAAAATCTATGTAAAAGGGAAGAACAACTCGATTTCGTTTTAGAAGAGAATCAATAGAAGTAATCGAATACCTTGTGTGAAGAACTGAGACGAAAATGGAAGAACACTTCGTAATTCGATTTGACCCGTCCGACGAAGAGGAAGAACACTTAGATTTCGTTGTATCTTCAGTGAAATCAAAGAGGAGGATGACGAAGACAAGATTCGAAACTACGGGTAGATGAAACTCCGACGAAGAGCAATGCTTCTCTCCGTTGAACCCTAAATCGCCATGGAAAGGGCTTTCTTCTACGGTGGAGAAGAGAAGGAGAAAAAGAAATTAGGGTATCGGCCACCCCTTTTCCCTTTTTGTTTTTTTTAAGTTTTGTTATTTTTATTTAACTTTTAATATTTATCCATTTAAA is a genomic window containing:
- the LOC106305204 gene encoding GDSL esterase/lipase At5g55050-like isoform X2 → MTTNITPSITIFLIFLGLLRIDSFPGLETATGTAASVPAVYVLGDSLVDAGNNNYLAISISKANYPHNGVDFPGSIATGRFCNGKNAADAIGALT
- the LOC106305204 gene encoding GDSL esterase/lipase At5g55050-like isoform X1; the protein is MTTNITPSITIFLIFLGLLRIDSFPGLETATGTAASVPAVYVLGDSLVDAGNNNYLAISISKANYPHNGVDFPGSIATGRFCNGKNAADAIAEKFGLPLPPPYLSLKGIFKEEERKAAALSGVNFASGGAGIFNGSDQQFVSYSRP